A genomic window from candidate division Zixibacteria bacterium HGW-Zixibacteria-1 includes:
- a CDS encoding 50S ribosomal protein L9, with product MKVILRQDVPDVGKVGQTVEVKTGFGRNYLIPRNLAIPATKGNLQAISEIEKQSNLRERKKLREAEKVKLHLEKLSLTSEVLVGEEDKIFGSVTSQNIVDLLTAEGMTVDKRSILLEEPIKSLGVYTIPIKVEKDIIANVKLWVIRKA from the coding sequence ATGAAGGTTATTCTTCGGCAAGATGTTCCTGATGTCGGTAAGGTCGGACAGACGGTTGAAGTAAAGACCGGTTTTGGCCGTAATTACCTGATTCCGAGGAATCTTGCAATACCGGCAACCAAAGGCAATCTGCAGGCGATAAGTGAGATCGAAAAGCAGAGTAATCTCCGGGAGCGCAAGAAACTGCGTGAGGCGGAAAAGGTGAAACTGCACCTCGAGAAACTCTCCCTGACCAGCGAGGTTCTGGTTGGTGAAGAGGATAAGATTTTCGGTTCGGTTACATCACAGAATATCGTCGATCTTCTGACCGCAGAAGGCATGACTGTCGACAAGAGATCCATTTTACTCGAAGAGCCGATTAAATCGCTCGGCGTGTATACGATACCCATTAAGGTCGAAAAAGACATTATTGCCAATGTCAAATTATGGGTGATAAGAAAGGCGTAA
- the rpsR gene encoding 30S ribosomal protein S18, with product MERMKNKLADFDRRRKRICRFCEDKINTIDYHDDRLLKRFTNERGKIVPRRISGNCARHQRVLTIAIKRARHLAIMPFTSEFYR from the coding sequence ATGGAAAGAATGAAGAATAAATTGGCGGACTTTGACAGAAGACGAAAGCGAATCTGCCGCTTCTGTGAAGACAAGATCAATACCATTGATTATCACGATGATCGTCTGTTAAAGCGTTTTACGAACGAAAGGGGCAAAATAGTTCCTCGTCGCATATCGGGCAACTGCGCGCGCCATCAGCGGGTTCTGACGATTGCGATCAAGAGAGCAAGACATTTGGCAATAATGCCGTTTACCAGCGAATTTTATCGATAA
- the rpsF gene encoding 30S ribosomal protein S6 produces the protein MRIYETTFILSPQADDATFDRQIKSVSELITRYEGKIIHEDRWGIRRLAYPIRKFTQGYYTRMIFEGSNNLLTELDRFFRIEESYIRYLTVQFEGSLEQKYPEIHQGEEAALAPAHHAASSGTTSAAPVPAEIPDEVVPEKEDDEESEPEDMGPDEDVL, from the coding sequence ATGCGCATCTATGAGACTACCTTTATTTTAAGTCCACAGGCCGACGACGCCACTTTCGATCGACAGATCAAATCAGTATCAGAATTAATCACTCGTTACGAGGGTAAGATTATTCATGAAGACCGCTGGGGTATTCGTCGGCTGGCTTATCCTATCAGGAAATTCACACAGGGTTATTACACCCGCATGATTTTTGAGGGCAGCAACAATTTGCTTACCGAACTTGACCGGTTCTTCCGCATCGAAGAATCATACATTCGCTATCTGACGGTTCAGTTCGAAGGATCCCTGGAGCAGAAGTATCCGGAGATTCACCAGGGTGAAGAGGCTGCGCTCGCACCGGCCCATCATGCCGCTTCCTCGGGAACTACCAGTGCCGCTCCTGTGCCTGCGGAAATTCCGGATGAGGTGGTCCCGGAGAAGGAAGATGATGAAGAGTCCGAACCGGAAGATATGGGGCCGGATGAGGATGTACTATAA
- a CDS encoding aminoacyl-tRNA hydrolase codes for MISLIIGLGNIGEKYAETRHNLGFDVLNLIFDRWRLRRRREKPLYIWAEKEYQGRKIRLVWPTTYMNNSGAAVSQALADFGLNLDEILVVVDDYNLPLGKVRIRKKGSDGGHNGLESIIGHLQSRDFVRLRLGIGPIPENVGSIEYVLERFSGDQLEKRKKMLDKGADAVLYSLTHRPEEAMGIYNSDPAPEESETE; via the coding sequence ATGATTTCGCTGATTATCGGACTGGGCAATATTGGGGAAAAATATGCCGAAACGCGGCATAATCTCGGTTTTGACGTTCTCAATTTAATTTTCGACCGCTGGCGGCTTCGCCGCAGGAGGGAGAAGCCGCTTTATATCTGGGCCGAGAAGGAATATCAGGGCCGAAAAATAAGATTAGTCTGGCCAACGACTTATATGAACAATTCGGGTGCCGCCGTCAGCCAGGCGTTGGCTGATTTCGGCCTGAATCTCGATGAAATTCTGGTTGTGGTCGATGATTATAATCTCCCGCTGGGTAAGGTAAGGATCAGGAAAAAGGGTTCTGACGGCGGCCATAACGGACTGGAGTCGATCATCGGCCACCTTCAAAGCCGCGATTTTGTGCGATTACGGCTTGGAATCGGGCCGATTCCCGAAAATGTCGGCTCTATTGAGTATGTTCTGGAGCGGTTTTCCGGCGATCAACTGGAAAAAAGAAAGAAAATGCTTGATAAAGGGGCCGACGCCGTATTATATTCGTTAACTCACCGCCCGGAAGAGGCGATGGGTATTTATAATAGTGACCCTGCTCCGGAAGAAAGCGAGACAGAGTAA
- a CDS encoding L,D-transpeptidase, with amino-acid sequence MRPKKIILYLIIIWVVGLAASVVIVKMKSASRRMELSRLESDESGSGDKGDLKGKIKQTERQLSKLQPRRPYIVIDRYANMLYLRTKDSVLLATSCSTGSGAELIDSISGRHWEFDTPAGAFAVNSKLTDPWWRKPDWAFIEENEAIPKNEGERLDPEMLGAYALGFGDGYFIHGTIYERLLGVSVTHGCVRVGSGDLKRLYDLSPVGTPIYIY; translated from the coding sequence ATGAGGCCGAAAAAAATTATTCTATATTTGATAATTATCTGGGTGGTCGGACTGGCCGCTTCGGTTGTTATCGTGAAAATGAAATCAGCTTCGAGGCGGATGGAACTGAGCCGTTTGGAAAGCGATGAGTCCGGTTCGGGCGATAAGGGGGACCTTAAGGGCAAAATCAAACAGACCGAGCGGCAATTGTCGAAACTTCAGCCGCGCCGTCCCTATATCGTCATCGACCGTTACGCCAATATGCTCTACCTGCGGACAAAGGATTCGGTTCTCCTGGCGACCTCCTGCTCGACCGGTTCCGGCGCGGAATTAATCGACTCGATTTCGGGAAGACACTGGGAGTTCGATACACCGGCCGGCGCCTTTGCCGTCAATTCCAAACTGACCGATCCCTGGTGGCGCAAGCCGGACTGGGCCTTTATCGAGGAAAATGAGGCCATTCCCAAAAACGAAGGGGAACGGCTCGATCCGGAAATGCTTGGGGCGTACGCGCTCGGTTTCGGCGACGGTTATTTTATCCATGGCACGATATATGAAAGACTGCTGGGCGTCAGCGTGACGCACGGCTGCGTCCGGGTTGGGTCGGGAGATTTGAAAAGATTGTACGATCTATCGCCCGTGGGAACACCAATCTATATTTACTAA